A section of the Malania oleifera isolate guangnan ecotype guangnan chromosome 2, ASM2987363v1, whole genome shotgun sequence genome encodes:
- the LOC131147980 gene encoding large ribosomal subunit protein uL6-like has product MKTILSSETMDIPDDVKIKVKAKTIEVEGPRGKLTRNFKHLNLDFQLIKDESGKRKLKIEAWFGSRKTTAAIRTAISHVENLITGVTKGYRYKMRFVYAHFPINASITNGNKSIEIRNFLGEKKVRKVDMLEGVNVVRSDKVKDELVLDGNDIELVSRSAALINQKCHVKNKDIRKFLDGIYVSEKGTVAGED; this is encoded by the exons ATGAAGACCATATTGTCGTCGGAGACCATGGACATACCTGATGACGTGAAGATCAAGGTCAAGGCGAAGACCATAGAGGTTGAGGGTCCTCGCGGCAAGCTCACCCGCAACTTCAAGCACCTTAATCTCGATTTCCAGTTGATCAAGGACGAATCCGGCAAGCGGAAGCTGAAGATCGAAGCCTGGTTCGGATCTCGGAAGACAACCGCCGCCATTCGTACCGCCATCAGCCACGTGGAGAATCTCATTACCGGCGTCACCAAGGGCTATCGCTACAAGATGCGCTTTGTCTACGCCCATTTCCCCATCAACGCCAGCATCACCAATGGCAACAAGTCCATCGAGATCCGCAACTTTCTCGGTGAAAAGAAG GTTAGAAAAGTGGATATGCTTGAAGGTGTTAACGTCGTGCGGTCTGATAAGGTTAAGGATGAGCTAGTATTGGATGGGAATGATATTGAACTCGTTTCACGGTCTGCTGCCTTGATAAATCAG AAATGCCATGTTAAGAACAAAGATATCCGAAAGTTCCTTGATGGTATTTATGTCAGCGAAAAAGGAACAGTAGCTGGAGAGGATTGA